In Methylomonas sp. ZR1, one DNA window encodes the following:
- a CDS encoding EAL domain-containing protein gives MNNAPSPAKQTTLSEAVAPSFTRVLISNIVGLVMLLGLALLIGMTWQSVASTEETTRREVKETLDRATERLQILIRAAEMTAESAERAAIAPEVTGATLQSTLEYSLAAFEQRPELSYLGISLAASGEYGALERTANGEILLWLFPGDRTEGPPARKFILTEQGFVLHQQLFNQHYDPRSDAFYAAALRSPSGDTWVPAYRWAAPFTGNEPLWGFSYGKVLKDAGGRLIGVLDADFDIPALNSFLSAIGTEYHSRFQVLELGAAPRLIGDPLQVGRAPLPLPADLSPLLNFTGELFLDRMLLEGEQRWVAARRMPLKGGMSWLVITSRKVSFIEDMLRRQLYQVGGMGVAITAGLVLVSMRMARRFGKPLAALERRVAGIGHTELEPPATATFATNEFRETQILGEALDHMAVAVKQLLEAKEQQAASLALKGAIFDSTHTAIFSLDHQLTVIEWNAAAERLFGLAREYILGKAITDAVLAPDGHADWAEILSTPDSGAFQFVGTQGVFDAELRVAAFTRNGLEVRTLFLNDISERKRADAALRESLARFHAATRATGDVVWDWDFASNNIWWSENFQIVFGYTTDETLPSFDFWASRIHPDDRDRVVAHLQATVAGSENTWSEEYRFRRKDGSYADLFDRGQLLCDDTGRGVRMIGAIQDITARKQAELQIRYLATYDGLTGLPNRDLIQDRIAQAIAHARRAGNQLALLYLDLDRFKIVNDGYGHPFGDAVLKVAAERLGSLVRDGDTVSRLGGDEFLILLTDLNKDSDAYFLAQKVVRHLDCPLLVQGRNIHLSVSIGVSVFPQDGETAEALIDNADVAMYRAKDLGRNTCQFFTREMSEETLRRVNIETRLREALAAGQFQLVYQPKVNLKNGQISGCEALLRWQHPEMGAVSPAQFIPIAEDSGLIVPIGDWALRAACAQAKAWTDAGLPPVCVAVNISARQFLQQDVISWVMNTLEDTGLPASQLELELTESLIAQDVEKVIATFSQLRTAGVKLSIDDFGTGYSSLSYLKRFRVDTLKIDQSFVRDMLTDPEDATIVLAVIALAHNLAFKVIAEGVETEQHCQFLREHHCDEIQGYYFSKPLPASAFEVLLRTGKSWV, from the coding sequence ATGAATAACGCGCCTTCACCCGCGAAACAGACAACATTATCCGAAGCAGTTGCTCCTTCATTTACCCGAGTTTTAATTTCCAATATCGTGGGTTTGGTGATGTTGCTTGGTCTGGCGCTGTTAATAGGCATGACTTGGCAAAGCGTCGCCAGCACTGAAGAAACCACCCGGCGGGAGGTGAAAGAAACCCTGGACCGCGCGACCGAGCGCCTGCAGATTTTGATTCGCGCGGCGGAGATGACAGCCGAGTCCGCTGAACGTGCCGCGATAGCCCCGGAGGTAACGGGCGCCACTTTACAATCGACACTGGAATATTCGCTGGCGGCATTCGAACAACGCCCGGAATTAAGTTATCTGGGCATTTCCTTGGCAGCTTCAGGCGAATACGGCGCGTTGGAACGGACTGCAAATGGCGAGATTTTACTTTGGCTATTCCCGGGTGACCGCACGGAAGGCCCGCCTGCGCGAAAGTTCATATTGACCGAGCAGGGATTCGTGCTCCATCAACAGCTGTTTAACCAACACTACGATCCCCGCAGCGATGCGTTCTACGCAGCCGCTTTGCGCAGCCCGAGCGGCGACACCTGGGTTCCGGCTTACCGCTGGGCGGCGCCATTTACAGGCAACGAGCCTTTGTGGGGCTTCAGCTACGGCAAAGTGCTAAAAGATGCGGGCGGTCGTTTGATCGGCGTTCTGGATGCTGACTTCGACATCCCGGCATTGAATAGCTTTCTAAGCGCCATAGGTACGGAATATCACTCCCGGTTTCAGGTCCTGGAGTTGGGAGCCGCTCCCCGCCTAATCGGCGATCCGTTGCAAGTAGGCCGAGCGCCGTTGCCCTTGCCTGCCGATTTGAGCCCTTTGCTGAATTTCACCGGCGAATTATTCCTAGACCGCATGCTATTGGAAGGCGAGCAACGCTGGGTTGCCGCCCGCCGCATGCCGCTGAAAGGCGGCATGTCTTGGTTGGTCATTACTTCGCGTAAAGTATCGTTTATCGAAGACATGCTGCGTCGCCAGTTGTATCAGGTGGGCGGTATGGGCGTGGCAATTACCGCAGGACTGGTGCTGGTTTCGATGCGCATGGCCCGGCGCTTCGGCAAACCGCTGGCGGCGCTGGAGCGCCGGGTCGCCGGCATCGGTCATACCGAACTGGAACCCCCGGCGACCGCCACTTTCGCCACGAACGAGTTCCGTGAAACCCAAATTCTGGGTGAAGCCCTCGACCACATGGCCGTGGCCGTTAAACAACTGCTGGAAGCCAAGGAACAGCAAGCCGCTTCTCTGGCCTTAAAAGGCGCAATTTTCGACTCCACTCACACCGCAATCTTTAGCCTGGATCACCAATTGACCGTTATAGAATGGAACGCCGCCGCAGAACGTTTGTTTGGCCTGGCGCGTGAATACATTCTGGGTAAGGCCATCACCGATGCTGTGCTTGCGCCCGACGGCCACGCTGATTGGGCCGAGATTCTCAGCACCCCCGATTCCGGCGCGTTTCAATTTGTCGGCACCCAAGGCGTGTTCGACGCGGAATTGCGAGTGGCGGCTTTTACACGCAACGGCTTGGAAGTCCGCACGCTGTTTCTAAACGACATCTCGGAACGAAAACGCGCGGATGCCGCGTTGCGTGAAAGCTTAGCCCGCTTCCACGCCGCCACCCGTGCGACCGGAGATGTCGTGTGGGACTGGGACTTCGCCAGCAACAACATCTGGTGGAGCGAGAACTTTCAAATTGTGTTCGGCTACACCACTGACGAGACTTTGCCTTCATTCGACTTCTGGGCTAGCCGCATTCACCCCGACGACCGCGACCGCGTGGTTGCACACCTTCAAGCCACCGTAGCCGGCAGCGAGAACACCTGGTCCGAGGAATACCGTTTTCGGCGCAAGGACGGCAGCTATGCCGACTTGTTTGATCGCGGCCAATTGCTCTGTGACGACACGGGACGCGGTGTGCGGATGATAGGTGCCATTCAGGACATCACCGCGCGCAAACAGGCCGAGCTTCAGATTCGCTATCTGGCCACCTACGACGGCCTCACCGGCCTGCCCAACCGCGACCTGATCCAGGACCGCATTGCCCAAGCCATCGCCCACGCGCGCCGCGCCGGCAATCAGCTGGCACTACTCTATCTGGATCTGGATCGCTTCAAGATAGTTAACGACGGCTACGGCCATCCATTCGGCGACGCGGTGCTGAAGGTCGCCGCCGAGCGGCTAGGCAGCCTGGTCAGGGATGGTGATACCGTGTCTCGCCTGGGTGGTGACGAATTTCTAATTTTGCTGACTGATTTAAATAAAGATAGCGATGCCTATTTCCTCGCCCAAAAAGTGGTCAGGCATCTTGATTGTCCGCTCCTGGTTCAGGGGCGTAATATCCATTTGTCCGTGAGCATTGGCGTCAGCGTATTCCCGCAGGACGGCGAAACCGCCGAGGCGCTGATCGACAACGCTGACGTGGCTATGTACCGCGCCAAGGACCTAGGCCGCAACACCTGTCAATTCTTCACCCGCGAGATGAGCGAGGAAACCCTGCGCCGTGTCAATATAGAAACACGCTTGCGGGAAGCGTTGGCGGCGGGACAGTTTCAGTTGGTCTACCAACCCAAGGTCAACCTGAAAAACGGGCAAATTTCCGGCTGCGAAGCCTTATTGCGCTGGCAACATCCCGAGATGGGTGCGGTCTCTCCCGCCCAGTTCATTCCAATCGCCGAGGACTCCGGGCTGATCGTCCCGATAGGCGATTGGGCGTTGCGCGCGGCTTGCGCTCAGGCAAAAGCCTGGACAGACGCCGGTTTGCCGCCGGTCTGTGTGGCGGTCAACATATCCGCGCGCCAGTTTCTACAGCAGGATGTGATCAGTTGGGTGATGAATACGCTCGAAGACACCGGTCTACCGGCCTCTCAACTCGAACTGGAACTGACCGAGAGTTTGATCGCTCAGGATGTCGAGAAGGTCATCGCCACTTTTAGTCAGCTCCGGACCGCCGGGGTGAAGCTGTCCATAGACGATTTCGGTACCGGCTATTCCAGCCTCAGCTACTTGAAACGATTTCGCGTAGATACCCTGAAAATTGATCAATCCTTCGTGCGCGACATGCTCACCGATCCGGAAGATGCCACTATTGTATTGGCGGTGATTGCACTGGCGCACAACCTGGCGTTCAAGGTGATCGCCGAAGGCGTGGAAACCGAACAACACTGCCAGTTTCTGCGCGAACACCACTGTGACGAGATACAAGGCTATTACTTCAGCAAACCATTACCGGCATCAGCATTCGAGGTCTTGCTGCGTACCGGCAAAAGCTGGGTATAA
- a CDS encoding PilZ domain-containing protein has translation MSEPDFSLDFLDQEVTIDSSWSNKRSAVRYRRNDIRAAVKVKSIWFPRLFPVVLRDVSSRGAAIFSEKKLGKNQRIFLYLLFADGKRFDIPALVVHCDRENGRYGIKFDNIEKHLAEHLLHTQTDLLFS, from the coding sequence ATGTCTGAGCCAGATTTCTCTTTAGATTTTCTCGATCAAGAGGTCACGATTGATAGCTCATGGTCTAACAAACGCAGTGCGGTTCGTTATCGACGCAACGACATCCGTGCTGCCGTCAAAGTCAAAAGTATCTGGTTTCCACGCCTGTTTCCGGTCGTGTTGCGGGATGTGAGTAGCCGCGGCGCGGCGATATTCAGCGAAAAAAAACTCGGCAAGAATCAGCGGATATTCCTGTATTTATTGTTCGCCGACGGCAAGCGTTTCGATATACCCGCGCTTGTTGTCCATTGCGACCGGGAAAACGGCCGTTACGGCATCAAGTTCGACAACATTGAAAAACATTTGGCAGAGCATTTACTGCACACCCAAACCGATCTGCTATTCAGCTAA
- a CDS encoding nitrogen fixation protein, producing the protein MTSENPVLCPSAQPEWEGAQVIGVMTGTADQPEMAYLTAPQPVTEQLLELAGPVSPAEVFRFSAPCACTGCGHYAEAESKCRLAEKVVRFTPTVTEQLPVCAIRADCRWWLQEGRSACFRCPQVVTNNLKPTEDMRRAANYGVL; encoded by the coding sequence ATGACCTCGGAGAACCCAGTGTTATGTCCCAGCGCACAGCCGGAATGGGAAGGTGCCCAAGTCATCGGCGTGATGACCGGTACTGCGGATCAGCCTGAAATGGCTTATTTGACTGCCCCGCAACCGGTGACCGAGCAATTGCTCGAACTGGCCGGCCCGGTCAGTCCGGCGGAAGTGTTCCGCTTTTCCGCGCCATGCGCCTGCACCGGTTGCGGGCACTACGCGGAAGCGGAGTCCAAATGCCGGCTGGCTGAAAAAGTTGTGCGCTTTACGCCGACAGTCACCGAGCAATTGCCGGTGTGCGCGATTCGCGCCGACTGTCGTTGGTGGCTACAGGAAGGCCGCTCGGCGTGTTTTAGATGTCCGCAAGTGGTGACCAATAACCTCAAGCCGACCGAAGACATGCGGCGGGCAGCCAACTACGGCGTTCTCTGA
- a CDS encoding PEP-CTERM sorting domain-containing protein: MESIKFKKSIGSDFKKLPTNHGCRIRNVALAITLLLGAHSGSVSAAAFDSNIVIRGSAEFDSLGSPAEPINAIQTGSLTSIIAGSTSTTTLVGSTVTGPDPLSGTLSQIGDGFGINLNASGTGGAEPSNISPLFGDYTFSIENKSAVDSFVVNLQFQYSHQVEATDTPPLNNDGEFAQSIIGFYKADGKELAFSKIVSDPVRGNEKFIPSNPNTNIATGKGGLVSDVGTLLLSFLLNPGDLISFGDSNPDLFIFGGADSGRFSINASSLITVDSVTKQTNNTVPEPETLWLLAIGLISVLTSKRRNYAFN, translated from the coding sequence ATGGAATCAATTAAATTTAAAAAGAGCATCGGTAGCGATTTTAAGAAGCTACCTACAAACCACGGTTGCCGGATTCGCAATGTCGCATTGGCTATCACATTGCTGCTCGGCGCCCATTCCGGATCGGTATCGGCTGCGGCTTTTGACAGCAATATTGTAATCCGCGGTTCGGCCGAGTTTGATAGCCTCGGCTCCCCGGCTGAGCCGATAAACGCCATCCAGACAGGCTCGCTGACCAGCATTATCGCCGGCTCTACTTCCACCACCACGCTGGTGGGTTCCACGGTCACAGGTCCTGACCCCTTGTCAGGCACCTTAAGCCAGATCGGCGATGGTTTTGGTATCAATTTAAACGCTAGCGGCACTGGCGGCGCCGAGCCCTCAAACATCAGCCCGCTTTTCGGCGACTATACCTTTTCGATTGAGAACAAGTCTGCCGTGGATAGTTTTGTGGTGAACTTGCAATTCCAATACAGCCATCAAGTCGAAGCCACCGACACACCGCCGCTGAACAATGACGGCGAATTCGCACAGTCCATAATTGGCTTTTACAAAGCCGATGGCAAGGAACTGGCGTTTTCTAAAATTGTTTCGGATCCCGTTCGCGGTAACGAAAAATTCATACCCAGTAATCCGAATACCAATATCGCTACCGGTAAAGGCGGCCTGGTATCCGACGTCGGCACTCTATTGTTGTCGTTTCTATTAAACCCAGGCGATTTGATCAGCTTTGGCGATAGCAACCCCGATCTATTCATATTCGGCGGCGCGGACTCCGGCAGATTTTCGATAAATGCGTCCAGCCTGATTACAGTCGATTCGGTCACCAAGCAAACCAACAACACGGTACCGGAGCCGGAAACCCTGTGGCTGTTGGCTATCGGTTTGATCTCAGTCCTTACCAGCAAACGCCGTAACTACGCTTTCAATTAA
- a CDS encoding FUN14 domain-containing protein, with protein MNNAIETHASNDIFSEAFLLGNLGAPFILGMAVGYFAKKMLRTALFVGGAIVSILFVAEYYDLININNMALENAASSAAEVAKESGSFLLDRLAVFTSRGVSGAGGFFVGFKLG; from the coding sequence ATGAATAACGCCATTGAAACACACGCATCCAACGATATTTTTTCCGAAGCCTTTTTGCTGGGTAATTTAGGCGCACCGTTTATTTTGGGAATGGCGGTTGGCTATTTCGCCAAAAAAATGCTGCGCACGGCCTTGTTTGTCGGTGGGGCGATTGTGTCGATTTTGTTCGTTGCCGAATATTACGATCTTATCAACATCAACAATATGGCGTTGGAAAATGCGGCTAGCTCAGCCGCTGAGGTTGCCAAGGAATCCGGCAGTTTCTTGCTGGATAGGCTGGCGGTGTTTACCAGCCGGGGTGTTAGCGGTGCAGGCGGTTTTTTTGTGGGATTTAAACTCGGGTAA
- a CDS encoding MOSC domain-containing protein — protein sequence MPILSEIYIYPVKSLAGIRVEHWPVDHKGLLYDRKWMLIDGDRQFLSQRRLPKMALIQTRIADQQLILSAPNQADLALPLQSEDGDDIEVVVWHDVCVAKTCGAVADAWLSDFLQTECRLVYQSDDDIRQVDPNYALESDQTSFSDGFPFLIVSENSLNALNQAMPLAIDMIRFRPNLVVTDCDSYAEDTWRRLSINDIGFRLPKPCSRCSVPTIDPLTAETGKEPLTTLNRLRKWQNKVYFGQNALHDKPGSLAVGQTVLIHEIGEPQPPLSPT from the coding sequence ATGCCAATACTCAGTGAAATTTATATATACCCAGTCAAATCGCTGGCCGGCATTCGCGTAGAACACTGGCCGGTGGACCACAAAGGCTTGCTGTACGACCGAAAATGGATGCTGATAGACGGCGATAGACAGTTCCTCAGCCAGCGCCGCTTACCCAAAATGGCCTTGATTCAAACCCGCATTGCAGATCAACAGTTAATTTTGTCGGCTCCCAATCAAGCGGATCTAGCTCTGCCTTTGCAATCGGAAGACGGCGACGACATTGAAGTGGTAGTCTGGCACGACGTTTGTGTCGCCAAAACCTGTGGCGCTGTTGCCGATGCCTGGCTAAGCGATTTTTTACAAACCGAGTGCCGGCTGGTCTACCAAAGTGATGACGATATTCGCCAGGTCGATCCTAACTATGCTTTAGAAAGTGATCAAACGTCGTTTTCCGACGGCTTTCCGTTTTTGATCGTGTCGGAGAACTCCCTAAACGCCCTCAACCAAGCCATGCCGTTGGCAATTGACATGATTCGTTTTCGGCCTAATCTAGTCGTCACCGATTGCGACAGTTACGCCGAAGACACTTGGCGACGGCTTAGCATCAACGATATTGGTTTTAGATTGCCCAAACCCTGCTCGCGCTGCTCGGTGCCCACCATAGACCCGCTCACCGCCGAAACCGGCAAAGAACCCTTGACGACGCTGAATCGTCTGCGCAAATGGCAAAACAAAGTCTATTTTGGGCAAAACGCCTTGCACGATAAACCCGGCAGCTTGGCAGTCGGTCAGACCGTGCTGATCCATGAAATCGGCGAACCGCAGCCTCCGCTATCCCCAACTTAG
- a CDS encoding phage tail protein: MSKSFNKPLLKLAMIAITGLPVSASACGSDPFLGEICTFSFNFCPRGYLEAAGQTLSIAQNTALFSLLGTQYGGDGQTTFMLPDLRGRSPIGAGQGPGLSPISIGQEVGLDFVTLGLNQMPFHSHGAQTFLDNVSATIDAVSTAGNKSTPSGNVLAASTSRDNIYSSDAPNASLKANIIKFTGRPTTSVEPAGRSQPFDNRSPALGITYCVATQGIFPGRN; this comes from the coding sequence ATGTCAAAATCATTCAACAAACCACTCTTGAAACTGGCCATGATTGCTATCACCGGCTTACCTGTATCAGCCTCGGCTTGCGGTTCCGACCCCTTTCTCGGCGAGATTTGCACATTTAGCTTTAACTTTTGCCCGCGCGGTTATCTGGAGGCCGCCGGACAGACGCTGAGCATTGCGCAAAACACAGCCTTGTTTTCATTATTGGGAACGCAGTATGGCGGTGATGGACAAACGACATTTATGTTACCGGATCTGCGCGGCCGCTCGCCAATCGGGGCCGGGCAAGGTCCGGGGCTATCGCCAATATCGATTGGCCAAGAAGTCGGCTTAGATTTTGTAACCCTAGGACTAAACCAAATGCCTTTCCACTCCCATGGTGCGCAAACTTTTTTAGATAACGTTTCCGCTACGATTGACGCAGTAAGTACAGCCGGCAATAAGAGTACGCCCTCCGGCAATGTATTAGCGGCATCGACATCGAGAGATAATATCTATTCAAGCGACGCCCCCAACGCTTCCCTAAAGGCAAACATCATAAAATTTACGGGCAGGCCAACCACTTCCGTTGAGCCTGCGGGACGAAGCCAGCCTTTTGATAACCGTTCACCTGCTTTGGGTATCACTTACTGTGTAGCCACACAAGGTATTTTTCCTGGCCGAAATTAG
- a CDS encoding peptidase domain-containing ABC transporter, with the protein MTMQHILDFSGRRKTPLILQTEAAECGLACLAMVANFHGHRVDLASLRQKFSLSLKGSTLNHLIQIANQLHLASRPVRLDLNELSRLSLPAILHWDFNHFVVLTQVKRGVATIHDPAKGTVHLPYTEVSKHFTGIALELQPTQAFTAKTERQQIKLSRLIGRLNGASSATLQIILLAAAIEVFAIVAPFFMQLVVDNAVVARDTNLLTVLGLGFLLLALIQIGITALRSWVVLVLSTSVNLQMMSNLFGHLLQLPMNFFEKRHLGDIVSRFESLNVIQRTLTTSFLEAIIDGVMALVTLGMMLVYSWKLAAIVSLAALLYGLLRLVSFSPLRAASEEQILRAAKQQTNLLETVRGMQSVKLFNRQLQRRHGYQNLMVDHFNAGIRVQKLNIIYRALNSLLFGVENIAVIWLGALFILDGGFSVGMLFAFMSFKDQFTHRVGSFIEKGIEFKMLGLHTERVADIALAEAEDEHVSGARHEQLPASIQIRNLDFSYAPSEPPVLKNLNLDFAEGESVAIIGPSGYGKTTLAKLILGLLQPSAGEILIGGVRLNRIDSHDYRNMVAAVMQEDQLFAGSIADNICFFDPEPDQAWIETCAQLAAVHQDVMNMPMGYNTLIGDMGTVLSGGQKQRVLLARALYKRPKILVLDEATSHLDVAREKLVNGAVQQLKLTRIIIAHRPETIASVDRVIDLQAIAAEALAGPCYASQAA; encoded by the coding sequence ATGACTATGCAACATATCCTCGACTTTTCCGGCCGCAGGAAGACCCCGCTGATCCTGCAAACCGAAGCAGCCGAGTGCGGTTTGGCTTGTCTGGCGATGGTGGCTAATTTTCATGGGCACCGGGTGGATTTGGCCAGTTTAAGACAAAAGTTTTCCCTGTCTTTGAAAGGCTCGACCTTGAATCATCTGATCCAAATCGCCAACCAATTGCATCTGGCATCGCGGCCGGTGCGGCTGGATTTGAACGAACTGAGCAGACTCAGTCTGCCGGCCATCTTACATTGGGACTTCAATCATTTTGTGGTGTTGACCCAGGTCAAACGCGGCGTGGCGACGATACACGATCCGGCCAAAGGTACCGTGCATTTACCCTATACCGAGGTCTCCAAGCATTTCACCGGCATTGCTTTGGAGTTGCAGCCCACCCAAGCTTTTACCGCCAAAACCGAACGTCAACAAATCAAGTTATCCCGCCTCATCGGCCGATTGAACGGTGCCTCCAGCGCTACCTTGCAAATCATTTTATTGGCTGCAGCCATAGAAGTGTTTGCCATCGTAGCGCCTTTTTTTATGCAACTGGTGGTGGATAACGCGGTGGTTGCACGGGATACCAATTTGTTGACAGTATTAGGATTGGGATTTTTATTGCTGGCCTTGATTCAGATAGGCATTACCGCGCTGCGCTCATGGGTGGTGTTGGTGCTGAGTACTTCGGTTAACTTGCAGATGATGAGCAATCTGTTCGGGCATTTATTGCAGTTGCCGATGAATTTCTTTGAGAAACGGCATCTGGGCGACATTGTCTCGCGCTTCGAATCGTTAAACGTGATTCAACGCACCCTGACCACCAGCTTTCTGGAGGCCATCATTGATGGTGTGATGGCGTTGGTGACACTGGGTATGATGCTGGTATACAGCTGGAAACTGGCGGCTATCGTCAGTCTGGCCGCACTGCTTTACGGCCTGTTGCGTTTGGTTTCATTCTCACCATTACGGGCGGCTAGCGAAGAGCAAATCCTGCGCGCCGCCAAGCAGCAAACCAATCTGCTGGAAACCGTGCGCGGCATGCAAAGCGTGAAATTATTCAACCGCCAGTTGCAACGCCGGCACGGCTATCAAAATTTGATGGTCGATCATTTCAACGCCGGCATCCGCGTGCAAAAGCTCAATATCATTTACCGGGCGTTGAACAGCTTGTTGTTTGGGGTGGAAAATATTGCGGTGATCTGGCTGGGTGCCTTGTTTATTCTGGACGGCGGCTTTTCGGTGGGGATGCTGTTTGCCTTCATGTCCTTTAAAGACCAGTTCACTCATAGGGTGGGCAGCTTCATCGAAAAAGGCATCGAATTCAAAATGCTGGGCCTGCACACCGAACGGGTCGCCGATATTGCGTTGGCGGAAGCCGAAGATGAGCATGTTAGTGGTGCCCGTCACGAGCAACTGCCGGCATCGATCCAAATCCGCAATCTGGATTTCAGTTACGCACCTTCCGAGCCGCCGGTGCTGAAAAATTTGAATCTGGATTTTGCCGAAGGCGAGTCGGTGGCGATCATTGGTCCGTCCGGTTACGGCAAAACCACGCTGGCCAAATTAATCTTGGGTTTGTTGCAGCCCAGTGCCGGCGAAATTCTGATCGGCGGTGTACGCTTAAACCGCATCGACAGTCACGATTACCGCAATATGGTGGCGGCGGTGATGCAGGAAGATCAATTGTTTGCCGGCTCGATTGCCGACAACATCTGTTTTTTCGATCCGGAACCGGATCAAGCCTGGATCGAAACCTGCGCGCAACTGGCGGCGGTGCATCAGGATGTGATGAACATGCCCATGGGCTACAACACACTGATAGGCGATATGGGCACGGTGTTGTCCGGCGGCCAAAAACAACGGGTATTGCTGGCCCGAGCCTTGTACAAACGCCCAAAGATTCTGGTGCTGGACGAAGCCACCAGCCACTTGGACGTGGCCCGCGAAAAACTGGTGAACGGTGCGGTGCAGCAACTGAAATTGACCCGTATCATCATCGCCCATCGCCCGGAGACTATCGCCTCGGTGGATAGGGTGATTGACTTACAAGCCATAGCGGCAGAGGCGCTTGCCGGTCCGTGTTATGCGTCACAGGCGGCTTAG
- a CDS encoding HlyD family secretion protein: MKHELFRQQALDFKKDKPLGEVIHVESLSFAFLTALAVSSALLLVAFAFWGEYTRKSHVNGYLSPSMGLIKVYAPQAGTLIEKHVREGQAVKAGDTLFVLSTESSSRETPQAQAAAIEQLKQRRESLETELIKQEQIDQIQYRSVLDRLQGMQRELQQVNNEIDTQQQRLAGAAATSQRYQQLLSTKFVSAVQAQQKQDEWLDHQAKLQALQRVQMTLQRDIRSTQLEADSSQMKFKNQRAAIERNISTLAQNITESESRRNIVITAPHDGTVTTILAEQGQNATTANPLLSILPQGAKLQAQLMVPSSAVGFVEQGQTVSVRYQAFPYQRFGSHQGRIVEIAKTLITPKEADLPVTLQEPVYRVTVEIDKQAVQAYRQDIPLQSGMLLDADIWLDHRRLIEWVFDPLYSILGRV; this comes from the coding sequence ATGAAACATGAGTTATTTCGACAACAAGCCTTGGACTTTAAAAAAGACAAGCCCTTAGGGGAGGTTATTCACGTGGAATCCTTGTCGTTTGCCTTTCTCACCGCTTTAGCCGTCAGCAGCGCATTGCTGCTGGTCGCCTTTGCCTTTTGGGGCGAATACACCCGCAAATCGCATGTGAATGGTTATTTGTCGCCGAGCATGGGATTAATCAAAGTGTATGCGCCGCAGGCCGGCACCTTGATCGAGAAACACGTACGCGAAGGGCAAGCCGTGAAAGCCGGCGATACGTTGTTCGTGTTATCCACCGAGAGTAGTTCGCGGGAAACCCCGCAAGCTCAGGCCGCGGCGATAGAGCAATTGAAGCAGCGACGGGAAAGTCTGGAAACAGAACTCATCAAACAAGAGCAAATCGACCAGATTCAATACCGCTCCGTGTTGGATAGACTGCAGGGCATGCAACGCGAGTTACAACAAGTCAATAATGAAATAGATACCCAGCAACAGCGTTTGGCCGGTGCCGCGGCAACTTCGCAACGCTATCAGCAGTTGCTAAGCACAAAATTCGTTTCGGCCGTGCAAGCCCAACAAAAACAAGATGAATGGTTGGATCACCAAGCCAAGCTGCAAGCCCTGCAACGGGTACAGATGACCTTACAACGCGACATCCGCTCCACACAGTTGGAAGCGGACAGTAGCCAAATGAAATTTAAAAACCAGCGTGCGGCCATCGAACGCAATATTTCAACCTTGGCGCAAAACATCACCGAATCCGAGTCGCGCCGCAACATCGTGATTACCGCACCGCACGACGGCACCGTCACCACGATCCTGGCGGAGCAAGGACAAAATGCCACGACCGCCAATCCCTTGCTGTCCATCCTGCCGCAAGGTGCCAAATTGCAAGCGCAATTAATGGTGCCGTCCAGCGCAGTGGGCTTTGTCGAACAGGGACAGACTGTGTCGGTGCGTTATCAAGCTTTTCCCTATCAGCGCTTCGGTAGTCATCAAGGCCGTATCGTCGAAATCGCCAAAACCTTGATTACCCCCAAGGAAGCCGACTTGCCGGTGACTTTGCAAGAGCCGGTCTACCGGGTCACTGTCGAGATCGATAAACAAGCGGTGCAAGCGTATCGCCAGGATATTCCTCTGCAATCCGGCATGCTGCTGGATGCGGATATTTGGTTGGATCATCGCCGCCTGATCGAATGGGTGTTCGATCCTCTTTACAGCATTCTAGGACGGGTTTAA